The following proteins come from a genomic window of Pseudomonas putida:
- a CDS encoding TlpA family protein disulfide reductase gives MLTVTLGPLTMALNHLLMLAALGIASLVGWWVARRGGESPESALFNLFLIGLLCARLGFVLAYWPMYRDDLVQVIDIRDGGFLLWSGLIGVVLASLWQAWRHPGLRRPLGWALFSGALFWGLASLGSHLYSKGTELPELSLRNASGQSVALHSYRGKPLVINIWATWCPPCRREMPVLQHAQGEYPHVTFLFVNQGETPENVSTFLATTGLSLTHVLFDGTGILAQRVGSMALPTTLFYDANGRLIGSHLGELSRASLHRALEPFERAAAPAPAAQGK, from the coding sequence ATGCTGACGGTAACCCTGGGGCCCCTGACCATGGCCCTCAATCATCTGTTGATGCTCGCCGCTCTGGGCATCGCCAGCCTGGTCGGCTGGTGGGTCGCCCGGCGAGGCGGCGAAAGCCCGGAGTCGGCGCTGTTCAACCTGTTCCTGATCGGCCTGCTGTGCGCTCGCCTGGGCTTCGTGCTGGCCTACTGGCCGATGTACCGCGATGACCTGGTGCAGGTGATCGACATCCGCGATGGTGGCTTTCTGCTCTGGTCGGGGCTGATCGGTGTCGTGCTCGCCAGCCTCTGGCAAGCCTGGCGCCACCCCGGGCTGCGCCGCCCGCTGGGCTGGGCGCTGTTCAGTGGCGCGCTGTTCTGGGGGCTGGCCAGCCTTGGCAGCCATCTGTACAGCAAGGGCACCGAGCTGCCAGAGCTGAGCCTGCGCAATGCCAGCGGGCAATCGGTTGCACTGCACAGCTATCGCGGCAAGCCGCTGGTGATCAACATATGGGCGACCTGGTGCCCGCCGTGCCGCCGGGAAATGCCGGTGCTGCAACACGCCCAGGGTGAGTACCCTCACGTGACTTTCCTGTTCGTCAACCAGGGCGAGACGCCGGAAAACGTCAGCACCTTCCTCGCCACCACTGGCCTGAGCCTGACCCATGTGCTGTTCGACGGCACCGGCATTCTGGCCCAGCGGGTAGGTTCGATGGCCCTGCCCACCACCCTGTTCTACGACGCCAACGGGCGGCTGATCGGCAGCCACCTGGGCGAGCTGTCCCGGGCCAGCCTGCACCGTGCCCTGGAACCTTTCGAACGGGCCGCTGCGCCCGCCCCTGCCGCACAAGGAAAATGA